A region from the Caldicellulosiruptor naganoensis genome encodes:
- a CDS encoding response regulator transcription factor → MKILLIEDEEKLRKIIKLYLEKEGFEVEEASDGNEAIEKFQPSMYSVVILDVMLPQKDGWSVLREIRKKDDTPVIMLTARGEDDDKIFGFELGADDYVVKPVSPKEIVARVKAILKRTKKPSSDDILFIDKAAREVYVKGQRVNLTQKEYELLLYLYERQNIALSREQILNSVWGYEYYGDLRTVDTHIKNLREKLGDLRDYIKTVRGYGYKFEVKK, encoded by the coding sequence TTGAAGATACTGCTGATTGAAGATGAAGAAAAGCTCAGAAAAATAATAAAGTTATATCTTGAAAAAGAAGGGTTTGAAGTAGAAGAAGCATCGGACGGAAACGAAGCAATCGAAAAATTTCAACCTTCAATGTACTCTGTTGTAATCTTAGATGTGATGTTACCCCAAAAAGATGGCTGGAGTGTGTTGAGAGAAATAAGGAAAAAGGACGATACGCCAGTTATAATGCTAACAGCTCGTGGAGAGGATGATGATAAGATATTTGGATTCGAACTTGGTGCTGATGACTATGTTGTAAAGCCTGTCAGCCCAAAAGAAATTGTTGCACGTGTAAAGGCAATTTTAAAGAGAACTAAAAAGCCCAGTTCAGATGACATTTTGTTCATCGACAAAGCAGCAAGAGAGGTATATGTAAAAGGTCAAAGAGTGAATCTAACTCAAAAAGAATATGAACTTTTATTGTACCTATATGAAAGGCAAAACATTGCCCTTTCAAGAGAGCAGATTTTAAATAGTGTATGGGGTTATGAATATTATGGTGATCTTAGAACTGTGGATACACATATTAAAAACCTCAGAGAGAAGCTCGGAGATCTCAGAGATTACATTAAAACAGTAAGAGGTTATGGATATAAGTTTGAGGTGAAAAAATGA
- a CDS encoding DUF2680 domain-containing protein, with amino-acid sequence MKRRIGFVVAVALLVLALNLAAFAATSVSNTNPASATNTTVLHMARGYGAQFMASIVAKLTGLTVDEVVYLRSQGQTFYQIALSKGVTAEKFKSAVYQEKAALVDQKVKDGVITKEQADAIKAQMKARIDSCNGQGYANRPQTGYGLFGGKNVQKQGIGQGKGIGYGRGMRGFVNGNSSSQSK; translated from the coding sequence ATGAAAAGAAGAATAGGTTTTGTGGTAGCGGTGGCTTTATTAGTGCTTGCCCTGAACTTAGCTGCTTTTGCCGCAACAAGTGTTTCAAACACCAATCCAGCATCAGCAACTAATACCACAGTTTTGCACATGGCAAGAGGATATGGTGCTCAGTTTATGGCATCAATTGTAGCAAAGCTGACAGGTCTTACAGTTGATGAGGTTGTATATTTGAGGTCACAAGGTCAGACTTTCTACCAGATAGCTTTGTCAAAAGGTGTGACAGCTGAGAAGTTTAAAAGTGCTGTATATCAGGAAAAAGCTGCTTTAGTTGACCAAAAAGTAAAAGATGGCGTTATTACAAAAGAACAGGCAGATGCAATAAAGGCACAGATGAAAGCACGAATTGACAGCTGCAACGGACAGGGCTACGCAAACAGACCACAAACAGGGTATGGACTATTTGGTGGGAAAAATGTCCAAAAGCAGGGTATTGGACAAGGTAAAGGTATTGGCTACGGCAGAGGTATGAGAGGTTTTGTAAATGGTAATTCTTCAAGTCAATCAAAATAA
- a CDS encoding 4Fe-4S binding protein produces MKKSTKKNEINKYLRLFSQILFFTIILIIAIIHSLAEKGVAIKIPFFSKASLHSLCPFGGVVSVYQLITKGTFVQKIHESSFVLLAIVTVLSILFGSIFCGFICPFGSVQEWIGKLGKMIFKKRFNKFIPSKYDRYFRYFRYVVLLWVVYITAKTGTLVFANIDPYHTLFTFWTGEVAIQALIFLIVIIILSFIIERPFCKYFCPLGAFIGLFNLIRIRLLNKKYYQQCIKQT; encoded by the coding sequence TTGAAAAAATCTACAAAAAAAAATGAAATCAATAAATATCTCAGGCTTTTTTCTCAAATATTGTTTTTTACTATTATTCTAATTATTGCAATAATTCACTCTTTAGCTGAAAAAGGAGTGGCAATTAAAATACCTTTTTTCTCTAAAGCATCATTACATAGTTTATGTCCATTTGGTGGTGTGGTCTCAGTATATCAACTTATTACTAAAGGAACTTTTGTTCAAAAAATTCATGAATCGTCATTTGTATTGTTAGCTATTGTAACTGTCTTATCAATTCTTTTTGGATCAATATTTTGTGGCTTTATATGTCCATTTGGTTCAGTGCAAGAATGGATAGGTAAATTAGGTAAGATGATTTTTAAGAAGAGGTTTAATAAATTTATTCCTTCAAAATATGACAGATATTTTAGATATTTTAGATATGTCGTACTTTTATGGGTTGTATATATAACAGCTAAAACAGGCACTTTAGTTTTTGCAAATATTGATCCTTATCATACATTATTTACATTTTGGACTGGTGAAGTGGCTATACAGGCTTTGATTTTCCTCATAGTCATAATTATACTTTCTTTTATTATTGAAAGACCTTTTTGCAAATATTTTTGTCCGCTCGGCGCTTTTATTGGATTGTTTAATCTAATAAGAATTAGGTTGTTGAATAAAAAATATTACCAGCAATGCATAAAACAAACATAA
- a CDS encoding IS1634 family transposase — MFVKITNAGGYQYVRLVENYRENGKVKQRVLFNFGRLDILKDDPAFKNIVKKLSDIVAETTTENAKAVTIESEEDISDAVVKNWGYIVYRKLWQELEIDKFLKGKAAKERKIKFDVDKVSFLMTIQRLIEPMSKLRTYHQRSKYFGFEEDIDLNQLYRCLDFLDSVKEDLETYLYQRNKDLFKMVVDVVFYDVTTIYFESCRADELKNFGFSKDNKVNEVQVVLGLLVDKEGRPIGYELFPGNTIDSKTMVKILRKLKEKFSIDKIIIVADKGLNSRINLKMIKEAGYDYIVASRLKNASKEILDEVFNEEGYKRLDGKRCLNAEEIYGDEFKYKVLERTNIVKDEEGKEFKIEENLIITYSSKRAKKDKEDRERLVRKAKELLENKGSITALEKKGARKYLKKKSKSEEYVLDEEAIKRDEKFDGYYAIQTSKKDMDVEEVLGAYHDLWKIEQSFRVMKSCLEVRPIYHFTESRIKGHFVICFLAFLLQRTLEYILRRKGKGISSERIMEAIYSMNFFEIEIKGKKYLIKQKIEGEAGDILNVMKIKGPKNFMTYEEGLEFIGISK, encoded by the coding sequence ATGTTTGTCAAAATTACTAATGCTGGCGGTTATCAGTATGTTAGGTTAGTCGAAAATTACCGTGAAAATGGTAAAGTAAAGCAAAGAGTACTATTTAACTTTGGTAGACTTGATATTCTCAAAGATGACCCCGCTTTTAAAAACATTGTAAAAAAACTATCTGATATTGTCGCTGAAACAACTACTGAGAATGCAAAAGCTGTTACTATTGAATCTGAAGAAGATATTTCGGATGCAGTTGTAAAAAACTGGGGATACATTGTATACAGAAAGTTATGGCAGGAGCTTGAAATTGATAAGTTTTTAAAAGGGAAAGCAGCAAAAGAGAGAAAGATAAAATTTGATGTAGACAAAGTAAGTTTTTTAATGACCATACAGAGATTGATAGAGCCAATGAGCAAACTAAGAACTTATCATCAGAGAAGCAAATATTTTGGATTTGAAGAGGATATAGATTTGAATCAATTGTACAGGTGTTTAGATTTTCTTGACAGTGTAAAAGAAGATTTAGAGACATACCTGTATCAGAGAAATAAAGACTTATTTAAGATGGTAGTTGATGTAGTGTTTTATGATGTGACGACAATATACTTTGAGAGTTGTAGAGCGGATGAACTTAAAAATTTTGGGTTTAGCAAAGACAACAAGGTAAATGAAGTGCAAGTTGTATTAGGGCTTTTGGTGGACAAAGAAGGCAGACCGATAGGGTATGAACTTTTTCCTGGTAATACGATAGATAGCAAGACGATGGTAAAGATACTGAGGAAGCTGAAGGAAAAATTTAGTATAGATAAGATAATAATAGTAGCAGACAAAGGGCTTAACAGCAGAATAAATTTAAAGATGATAAAAGAAGCTGGGTACGACTATATAGTAGCAAGCAGATTAAAGAATGCAAGTAAAGAAATTTTAGATGAAGTTTTTAATGAAGAAGGATATAAAAGACTTGATGGCAAAAGATGTTTGAATGCTGAAGAAATTTATGGTGATGAATTCAAATATAAGGTATTGGAAAGAACAAATATTGTCAAGGATGAAGAGGGTAAAGAGTTCAAAATAGAAGAGAATTTGATAATAACGTATTCAAGCAAGAGAGCCAAGAAAGACAAAGAAGACAGAGAGAGATTGGTAAGAAAAGCCAAAGAGCTTTTAGAGAACAAAGGAAGCATAACAGCCTTAGAAAAGAAAGGTGCAAGGAAATATTTGAAGAAGAAATCAAAATCAGAAGAATATGTATTGGATGAGGAAGCGATAAAACGAGATGAGAAATTTGACGGTTATTATGCAATTCAAACGAGCAAAAAGGATATGGATGTAGAAGAGGTTTTAGGAGCATATCACGATTTATGGAAGATAGAACAGTCATTCAGAGTAATGAAAAGCTGTTTAGAAGTGCGACCGATATATCACTTTACAGAAAGCAGAATAAAAGGACATTTTGTGATATGTTTTTTGGCATTTTTACTGCAAAGGACATTGGAATATATTTTGAGGAGAAAAGGTAAAGGAATAAGTAGTGAAAGGATAATGGAAGCAATATATTCAATGAACTTTTTTGAAATAGAGATAAAAGGGAAGAAATATTTGATAAAGCAAAAAATTGAGGGAGAAGCTGGAGATATACTGAATGTAATGAAGATAAAGGGTCCAAAAAACTTCATGACATATGAGGAAGGCTTAGAATTTATTGGTATTAGCAAATGA
- a CDS encoding S8 family serine peptidase: protein MVISAASVNYKNQISQFSSQGKIDFCSYGENILSTAPNNSYKLSSGNSVAAAHLTAIIALILSKPEKWGLLPKHSINKDKIYNILLKLSEDLGEKGKDNIFGFGLVRFKFSYQFCQLCKAKI, encoded by the coding sequence GTGGTTATATCTGCTGCTTCTGTCAACTACAAAAACCAAATATCGCAGTTTTCTTCTCAAGGCAAAATTGATTTTTGCTCTTATGGTGAAAATATTTTGTCCACAGCTCCAAACAATAGCTACAAACTCTCAAGTGGAAACTCTGTTGCTGCTGCACACCTGACAGCAATTATCGCTCTTATCTTAAGCAAACCAGAAAAGTGGGGCTTGCTACCTAAGCACAGCATAAACAAAGATAAAATCTATAATATACTCCTAAAACTTTCTGAAGACCTCGGTGAAAAAGGTAAAGATAATATATTTGGCTTTGGTCTTGTGAGATTCAAATTTTCTTATCAATTCTGTCAGCTTTGCAAAGCCAAGATATGA
- a CDS encoding S8 family serine peptidase, whose product MVISVASVNYKNQISQFSSQGKIDFCSYGENILSTAPNNSYKLSSGNSVAAAHLTAIIALILSKPEKWSLLPKHSINKDKIYNLLLKLSEDLGEKGKDNIFGFGLVRFKFSYQFCQLCKAKI is encoded by the coding sequence GTGGTTATATCTGTTGCTTCTGTCAACTACAAAAACCAAATATCGCAGTTTTCTTCTCAAGGCAAAATTGATTTTTGCTCTTATGGCGAAAATATTTTGTCCACAGCTCCAAACAATAGCTACAAACTCTCAAGCGGAAACTCTGTTGCTGCTGCACACCTGACAGCAATTATCGCTCTTATCTTAAGCAAACCAGAAAAGTGGAGCTTGCTACCTAAGCACAGCATAAACAAAGATAAAATCTATAATCTACTCCTAAAACTTTCTGAAGACCTAGGTGAAAAAGGTAAAGATAATATATTTGGCTTTGGTCTTGTGAGATTCAAATTTTCTTATCAATTCTGTCAGCTTTGCAAAGCCAAGATATGA